In the genome of Haloarcula limicola, one region contains:
- a CDS encoding type II restriction endonuclease, whose product MTKVVSIILRLAGRFSGNILSAKLNETPFNTPVKVIEVKERSTAVMPIRRRRPPVTEFVGEFQEGVIPSAIPMSDFIDWERIERELANYQPQIEALDSLRNVSEDGFITGLADALSNAEDTREWIDFYFDLLGHSGTKYAALEGLWRFYDIQRAIDSGDRDAARDLGKVLQEIGLQYLVDTTDDISAHFRGMKVGMESHKRKNRGGDCFEQIILEELETITQTLRKRGHRVEVIEQHTTQYQDESGQSKVVDFAIMEDDEPRVVFEANCYTASGSKPSEIKRSYDRVSTRMRQDGIECVWITDGQAWETSLGNVLKEAYRDIVDLYNLEMVQTELEDDVLAYFEQGAAIGEDEVNVEPQQTFEEL is encoded by the coding sequence GTGACGAAGGTAGTGTCGATAATACTGAGGTTGGCGGGTCGTTTCTCTGGGAACATACTGAGCGCGAAACTGAATGAGACGCCGTTCAATACCCCTGTAAAGGTTATTGAAGTGAAGGAACGTTCTACCGCGGTTATGCCAATTCGGCGCCGTCGGCCGCCAGTAACTGAGTTTGTTGGAGAGTTTCAAGAAGGGGTTATCCCCTCTGCGATCCCGATGTCGGATTTCATCGATTGGGAACGGATAGAGCGTGAGCTAGCGAACTACCAGCCACAAATCGAGGCACTTGATTCCCTGCGCAACGTCTCTGAGGATGGGTTTATTACTGGTTTAGCTGATGCCCTCAGTAACGCTGAGGACACGAGAGAGTGGATTGATTTCTACTTCGACCTCTTGGGTCATTCCGGGACAAAATATGCCGCTCTGGAGGGGCTTTGGCGGTTCTACGATATCCAACGTGCCATCGATAGTGGTGACCGAGACGCTGCGCGGGACCTCGGGAAAGTCTTGCAAGAAATCGGGTTACAGTATCTCGTCGATACGACCGACGATATCAGTGCGCATTTCCGTGGGATGAAAGTCGGAATGGAATCGCATAAACGAAAGAACCGCGGGGGGGACTGTTTCGAACAAATCATCCTCGAAGAGCTAGAGACTATTACTCAAACACTTCGCAAGCGAGGTCATCGTGTTGAGGTCATTGAACAGCACACAACACAGTATCAGGACGAATCTGGGCAATCGAAGGTCGTAGATTTTGCTATCATGGAAGACGATGAGCCCCGGGTTGTTTTCGAGGCCAACTGCTATACGGCGAGTGGGAGCAAGCCAAGCGAAATCAAACGGTCTTACGATCGTGTCTCAACACGAATGCGTCAAGACGGTATCGAATGTGTATGGATTACAGATGGACAGGCGTGGGAGACGAGCCTCGGTAACGTCTTGAAAGAGGCTTACAGGGATATCGTAGACCTCTATAATCTCGAGATGGTCCAAACCGAACTTGAGGACGATGTCCTCGCATACTTCGAACAAGGAGCAGCTATTGGGGAAGACGAAGTCAATGTTGAACCACAGCAGACGTTCGAAGAGCTTTGA